CCCCCGGCGTCGCCGCACCCACCCCGCCCCCgcgccggccccgcccccgcggCGCGCCGCCCCTCCCCCGCCCGCCCGCCGTCCCGCATGCCCGCCGAGGCTCGGGGCTCGGGCCGGGCTCCGCGCGGAGTTGCAGAGGTGGCCGGATGCCAAGTGTAAGTGTAAGTTGCTATGGAAACCCCGACCGAGGCGAGTTCCGAATCCGGAGCGAGACGGAGCCCCGGGCGCCGCCGGATCCGCCCCTCGCATCCCGGCCCCCAGGCGTCCGCCGCGCTCAGGCCCCGGCCCAGGCCGACTGGAGGTGCTCCTCCTGCGGCCCCAGCACCCGGCTCCGGAAATGCCAGGGATGCAGGGAGGGCAGAATTGTTTTCCCTGCGCGTCGCGTAAAAACGTGCCAGGTTCTGCTTGCTGGAACCGTCTAAAGCAACCGGAACCCCAGATTTTCGCTTGCAGATTCTTGAGGAAGTTTTATAATAAATTCGGAGACCTGGAACAAGCCCTAGTGGTTGGTAAATATCCGCGAGGATTGTGTGGCGTCTGCAGCAGCCTTGGGGCTGCTGGGCTGGAGGACAAATGGAAGAAAGAGACCCTAATGCGCTCagctcccagcccccaccccagactTTCTTCTTCCTAGAGGAATGATCTGAGAGACCAGAAGTAATGTTAGTTGGATCCTTTTGCATCAGTTTGGTAGAACTGATTCCGATCTGATGAGTAAATTCCTTCTGTAGAAACGTTGGGACAGCCCAGCTGTACAATGTTAAATGAGttttataaattcaatgtttCAGGGTTTGTGATTTCTAGATGATCTCCATTCTTGTTCTGTGAATTATGGCCATTATTTCTGTGTCTTGCAGGATTTTTTATCAAGCAGAAATGCATCGAACAACGAGAATCAAGATCACTGAGCTAAATCCCCACCTGATGTGTGTGCTTTGTGGAGGTTACTTCATTGATGCCACAACCATAATAGAATGTCTACATTCCTGTTAGTACCGAGCTTTAGCTCTCTTTTGTATCATGTGTATTTCACAGTTTGACCTGGAATTTGAAAACTATTAATGCTTCGTGCAATCTGTGGGAATGTTGGTACAAAGTGGTGaagtcattttcttctcttgcatTTAATGATTTTTTGTTAATATGTATTGATTGTATTACAAGCATGCAATGTATGTGTTCTCAGGATACGAATTAGTTTATTTAGTTGGAAATGCCTTTCAGCATTTACCATCTTGTTTCTACTAGTTCTGGGTTTCTAACACCAATGCTTTATCCACTCatttctaaacataaaaaaactTTACATGTTCTACTTCTAGTCTGTAAAACGTGTATTGTTCGTTACCTGGAGACCAGCAAGTATTGTCCTATTTGTGATGTCCAAGTTCACAAAACCAGACCACTACTGAATATAAGGTAGGAaactgtttaaattccttgtttgtaattattattgGAGTTGTATAATTTACTGAAGGCTACCCTCTTTATTTCTTCACAGAAAATTTACTCTTGAATACGTAACTAATATGTGTGTGCTTTGTGGAGGGTAGACTTTAATTTCTTGCCATATTAATGGTGACCAAGTTTAGACAAAGTTTAGTAGTATTAAagtgattttaagatttttttttcctaactgtCCTTTAAAAACTGAGTTATTTCACCTTTTTTGCATTGCTTTATGGACTTCATGACAGgcaagaataaatatttgaaagggCTTCCATTCTTTATTCTCTATTCATATGAACTAATTTAGTAACTTGAAAGGCACACTTCTCTTGACTGAGCAAATGTGAAGAATTTATTAGtgaatataaaatacttttctacTGATTTAAAAAGTGCTATATACAGAGAACTTTTATTCTCATAGTTTTTATCTTACCAATATAGTTATAGACAGCATCACAATCAAGTAAAATATTGTAGCACAAAAAAAGACTAGAAACTTATGAACACTTTTAGTTCTTGCCATCATTAAttcatagttttctatttttaattatttttcaggtCAGATAAAACTCTCCAAGATATTGTATACAAATTAGTTCCAGGGCTTTTCAAAAGTGAGTAACTTGcttagaaaatgaatttaaagagATTATTCATTAGTTCTTTGTGTTATGCCAAATGtttacatctttttttccccattcagatGAAATGAAGAGAAGAAGGGATTTTTATGCAGCTCATCCTTCTGCTGATGGTAAACCTTTTAGGGGAGGGAAGACATTTTATTTGGGGGGAGAGCTTATCAAggaattaaaatgtattaaaattgacTTTACCACTTCCATTctcttatatataaaatttattaggcatctaatttttaaaaattatatttcactgtATCGTTATAGCTGCAAATGGCTCTAATGAAGATAGAGGAGAGGTTGCAGATGAAGATAAGAGAATTATAACTGATGATGAGATAATAAGCTTATCCATTGAATTCTTTGACCAGAACAGGTAAAATCTTTAGGCAATCTATTTTACGCTAGTGTTTTATTAGATTGTTTCactaataaattttctttttcttagattgGATCGGAAAGTAAACAAAGACAAGGAGAAATCTAAGGAGGAGGTATGTTTCATGTTAAAAAAAcatatagaagaaaaagaaactgtttgGATTCCAGATTTTGTCAGGGATTGTGTTGCCCTTTAGAATATTCGGCtgttaaatagaagaaaatggtCATGTTTAATGTTTAAGAAAGGTCTACATGTGATATTTAataattagaatttattttatatatgattgttagtcttacaaaatattttcagtagtTCACAGTTAATACTTTGGTATGCTTGAAGCTTATTATATTAGGAATCTGTTCATTTAGTATTTGTAATGATAGTAAACTCAAAGTGTAATTAGTTGAGAGGTTGGTCACCTCCAATTTTGTTTGATACTAGTTTCTTTTATATTCAAGCAatcaaattgaaactttcttCATATCTTAAAGTAACTGAAAAAGTTACTTTTCTAAATGTACTTTTAGGTGAATGATAAAAGATACTTACGATGCCCAGCAGCAATGACTGTGATGCACTTAAGAAAGTTTCTCAGAAGTAAAATGGACATACCTAATACTTTCCAGGTATCTACTTTTATATTCTTCTTGCATTTTATATagattttacaattttaattacatttttcacTTTGGATTTTGAACCcaaaaaagcaatagaaaaaaaatttaaagttagtgCCAAAGTTGAAATTTATCTTAAAACATTTGATATACATTCTCTTTTATGCTATGAAAACAAATCCCTTAACACtctctagaaataattttttcctcatttgaaGTTTCAGGAGTCTTTCTTTGTTAAAATGTTTGGagaatatgttttttaaagcacttttggattatatttaaatgacaaaaaatgtagatttacctttgttcttttgttacttaataaaaatatttttcactagaTCGATGTCATGTATGAGGAGGAACCTTTAAAGGATTATTATACACTAATGGATATTGCCTACATTTATACCTGGAGAAGGGTAAGTAGCATATCTGTTGTTAGATTATGATGGTAAactatatttaaagaattaagagtaatttttttccttttaactttgTAGAATGGTCCACTTCCATTGAAATACAGAGTTCGACCTACTTGTAAAAGAATGAAGATCAGTCACCAGAGAGATGGACTGACAAATGCTGGAGAACTGGAAAGTGACTCTGGGAGTGACAAAGCCAACAGCCCAGCAGGAGGTATTCCCTCCACCTCTTCTTGTTTGCCTAGCCCCAGTACTCCAGTGCAGTCTCCTCATCCACAGTTTCCTCACATTTCCAGTACTATGAATGGAACCAGCAACAGCCCC
The nucleotide sequence above comes from Symphalangus syndactylus isolate Jambi chromosome 10, NHGRI_mSymSyn1-v2.1_pri, whole genome shotgun sequence. Encoded proteins:
- the BMI1 gene encoding polycomb complex protein BMI-1 isoform X1 gives rise to the protein MPAEARGSGRAPRGVAEVAGCQVIFYQAEMHRTTRIKITELNPHLMCVLCGGYFIDATTIIECLHSFCKTCIVRYLETSKYCPICDVQVHKTRPLLNIRSDKTLQDIVYKLVPGLFKNEMKRRRDFYAAHPSADAANGSNEDRGEVADEDKRIITDDEIISLSIEFFDQNRLDRKVNKDKEKSKEEVNDKRYLRCPAAMTVMHLRKFLRSKMDIPNTFQIDVMYEEEPLKDYYTLMDIAYIYTWRRNGPLPLKYRVRPTCKRMKISHQRDGLTNAGELESDSGSDKANSPAGGIPSTSSCLPSPSTPVQSPHPQFPHISSTMNGTSNSPSGNHQSSFANRPRKSSVNGSSATSSG
- the BMI1 gene encoding polycomb complex protein BMI-1 isoform X3, coding for MHRTTRIKITELNPHLMCVLCGGYFIDATTIIECLHSFCKTCIVRYLETSKYCPICDVQVHKTRPLLNIRSDKTLQDIVYKLVPGLFKNEMKRRRDFYAAHPSADAANGSNEDRGEVADEDKRIITDDEIISLSIEFFDQNRLDRKVNKDKEKSKEEVNDKRYLRCPAAMTVMHLRKFLRSKMDIPNTFQIDVMYEEEPLKDYYTLMDIAYIYTWRRNGPLPLKYRVRPTCKRMKISHQRDGLTNAGELESDSGSDKANSPAGGIPSTSSCLPSPSTPVQSPHPQFPHISSTMNGTSNSPSGNHQSSFANRPRKSSVNGSSATSSG
- the BMI1 gene encoding polycomb complex protein BMI-1 isoform X2 codes for the protein MIFYQAEMHRTTRIKITELNPHLMCVLCGGYFIDATTIIECLHSFCKTCIVRYLETSKYCPICDVQVHKTRPLLNIRSDKTLQDIVYKLVPGLFKNEMKRRRDFYAAHPSADAANGSNEDRGEVADEDKRIITDDEIISLSIEFFDQNRLDRKVNKDKEKSKEEVNDKRYLRCPAAMTVMHLRKFLRSKMDIPNTFQIDVMYEEEPLKDYYTLMDIAYIYTWRRNGPLPLKYRVRPTCKRMKISHQRDGLTNAGELESDSGSDKANSPAGGIPSTSSCLPSPSTPVQSPHPQFPHISSTMNGTSNSPSGNHQSSFANRPRKSSVNGSSATSSG